Proteins from a single region of Streptomyces vinaceus:
- a CDS encoding PucR family transcriptional regulator, with amino-acid sequence MCELLNRIWARPRGEWTRVLRRELPALTAGMVEELREELPGFSALVDDLDEEVVRQRLEVALLTALGYREPAPRQQNKVTEHAHPDEEEEEEDYAAEHEHPDQEEEEDDEEEHRGPPAALQDPGRRRQLAPLTVVPRDGLGTRSERARRELFSALTSDMPMAEIALSELAAAADWPLPAEIRAIALATPGETQQLAAVLDDGLAGMVGGQPCLLVPSPDPETRASLEALLRGRFAAVGHPVAPRDTASSLRWALRLLALTPNRPGMEARALFVDDHLSTLLLLQDEPLAHALAARWLRPLASLTPRQSERLEVTLLAWLEGGGAPEAAKALSVHPQTVRYRMRQLEKLFGPGLRDPRTRFELEMALRSRRLMAQVRRQNSRIGRKVRVATTDFRPLGVGRMARVNGL; translated from the coding sequence ATGTGCGAACTTCTGAACCGCATCTGGGCCCGTCCCCGAGGCGAATGGACCCGGGTCCTGCGCAGGGAACTCCCCGCGCTGACCGCCGGGATGGTGGAGGAGCTGAGGGAGGAGCTCCCCGGGTTCTCCGCCCTCGTCGACGACCTTGACGAGGAGGTGGTCAGACAGCGGCTCGAAGTGGCCCTGCTCACCGCCCTCGGGTACCGCGAACCCGCGCCTCGGCAGCAGAACAAGGTGACGGAACACGCCCACCCCGACGAGGAAGAGGAAGAGGAGGACTACGCGGCCGAGCACGAACACCCGGACCAGGAAGAGGAGGAGGACGACGAGGAGGAGCACCGCGGCCCGCCGGCCGCTCTCCAGGACCCCGGCCGGCGAAGGCAGTTGGCCCCTTTGACGGTCGTCCCCCGCGACGGTCTCGGGACCCGCTCCGAACGGGCACGGCGGGAGCTCTTTTCCGCCCTTACCAGTGACATGCCCATGGCTGAAATTGCGCTCTCCGAGCTGGCCGCCGCGGCCGACTGGCCGCTCCCGGCCGAGATACGCGCCATCGCCCTCGCCACCCCGGGCGAGACCCAGCAGCTCGCGGCCGTACTGGACGACGGACTCGCCGGCATGGTCGGCGGCCAGCCCTGCCTGCTGGTCCCGAGCCCCGACCCGGAGACCCGGGCCTCCCTGGAGGCCCTGCTGCGCGGTCGCTTCGCCGCCGTGGGCCACCCCGTCGCCCCCCGCGACACCGCTTCCTCCCTGCGGTGGGCCCTGCGACTGCTGGCCCTGACCCCCAACCGCCCCGGCATGGAGGCGCGGGCCCTCTTCGTCGACGACCACCTCTCCACCCTCCTGCTGCTCCAGGACGAGCCGCTGGCGCACGCACTGGCCGCACGCTGGCTGCGGCCGCTGGCCAGCCTGACCCCGCGCCAGAGCGAACGGCTCGAAGTGACCCTGCTGGCCTGGCTGGAGGGCGGCGGCGCCCCCGAGGCCGCGAAGGCGCTGAGCGTCCACCCCCAGACCGTGCGCTACCGCATGCGGCAGCTCGAAAAGCTCTTCGGACCCGGCCTGCGCGATCCGCGGACCCGGTTCGAGCTCGAAATGGCCCTGCGCAGCCGGCGCCTCATGGCGCAGGTACGCCGCCAGAACTCGCGGATCGGCCGCAAGGTGCGCGTCGCCACCACCGACTTCCGGCCGCTGGGCGTCGGGCGCATGGCCCGCGTCAACGGCCTGTAG